A window of the Methyloprofundus sp. genome harbors these coding sequences:
- a CDS encoding outer membrane protein: protein MNKKAIALIFLISTTCQAQNLLETYDLALQNDPFLRQAAANKLAIGEKKDQSIARLLPTVTANGSYAYQWQYQESLFNQKFPGQSTRNNYWDGQFTMNLVQPVFHWDQWVQLSQSEKQIAQAEASYVAEQQNLITKTTSAYFAVLAAQDDLAFIISEKNAIGRQLEQAKQRFDVGLIAITDVYEAQAGYDQSRSDEIAAVNAVDNAEEALMEIIGPYSAKLATLGETLPLTQPVPASLEEWNNSALVQNLQILIAKSETEILQDTIELQRSGHYPQLDIVSHVGFNDNSGNSWSHGNTQSVGMQLNIPIFEGGAVNSRTREAEYQLAQANENLIATQRAATKEVKNAYRGVMASISQVQALNAAVISGQSALEATDAGFEVGTRTMVDVLAATRNLTSAKSKYAQARYQFLISGIRLKNVTNSLSRADLEAINRYLN, encoded by the coding sequence ATGAATAAAAAAGCAATTGCACTCATTTTTTTAATATCCACAACCTGCCAAGCACAAAACTTATTAGAAACATACGATCTTGCTTTGCAAAATGACCCATTTTTACGGCAAGCAGCAGCCAATAAATTGGCCATCGGCGAAAAGAAAGATCAAAGTATTGCTCGCTTATTACCAACAGTAACGGCTAATGGTTCATATGCTTACCAATGGCAATATCAAGAATCACTCTTTAATCAAAAATTTCCTGGCCAATCTACCCGAAATAATTACTGGGATGGCCAATTTACCATGAATTTGGTGCAACCCGTTTTTCATTGGGATCAATGGGTACAGTTATCACAATCTGAAAAACAAATTGCCCAAGCTGAAGCAAGTTACGTTGCTGAACAACAAAATTTAATCACCAAAACAACCAGTGCTTATTTTGCAGTATTAGCAGCTCAAGATGATTTGGCTTTTATTATTTCTGAAAAAAATGCAATTGGCAGACAATTAGAGCAAGCAAAACAACGATTTGATGTCGGCCTGATTGCCATTACTGATGTTTATGAAGCACAAGCTGGATATGACCAAAGTCGTTCTGATGAAATTGCAGCCGTTAATGCTGTTGATAATGCTGAAGAAGCATTAATGGAAATTATTGGCCCCTACTCTGCCAAACTAGCCACCTTAGGTGAAACCCTACCCCTCACTCAACCAGTACCAGCCAGTTTAGAGGAATGGAATAACAGCGCTTTAGTACAAAACTTACAAATTTTGATTGCAAAAAGTGAAACCGAAATCCTGCAAGATACCATTGAATTACAACGTAGCGGACATTACCCACAATTAGATATCGTTAGTCACGTTGGCTTTAATGATAACAGTGGTAACAGTTGGTCACACGGAAATACGCAAAGTGTAGGCATGCAATTAAATATTCCCATTTTTGAAGGGGGCGCAGTCAATTCCAGAACCCGTGAGGCTGAGTACCAATTGGCGCAAGCAAATGAAAACCTCATTGCAACTCAGAGAGCAGCAACCAAAGAAGTTAAAAATGCTTACCGTGGGGTAATGGCCAGTATCAGCCAAGTGCAAGCACTGAATGCAGCAGTCATCTCAGGCCAAAGTGCTTTGGAAGCAACCGATGCTGGTTTTGAAGTCGGCACCAGAACGATGGTTGATGTCTTAGCTGCCACTAGAAACCTGACCAGTGCCAAAAGTAAATATGCCCAAGCGCGTTATCAATTCTTAATCAGTGGCATACGTTTAAAAAATGTCACTAATAGCTTGAGTAGGGCTGATTTAGAGGCTATTAATCGCTATTTGAACTAA
- a CDS encoding paraquat-inducible protein B — protein sequence MSEPKQDDYFASLPESDIQSRSKLSIIWLVPLVALLTGAWIAYQAWSKMGPTITIAFKTADGLEAGKTKIKYKNVEIGQVTSIHLNHVTKNVEVIAEMSKDFKPFLSDQTRFWVVNARIDVSGVSGLETLLSGAYIGVDPSSSGKKMRQFTGLDIPPVVTRSTPGKHFILHTKDLGSIARDAPIYYRKFNVGQVENVKLNEDGKSVAIQIFVREPFDKWVYANSKFWNASGVDFEMSAQGISMNTESLVSILMGGIAFHSNEASRSASPATNNAEFKLYDNQEATLNINYKVGPQYIINFSESVRGLSIGAPVEFSGIQLGEVTDIQLRFDDDKKKFIVPVTMTVNYDRLDHKLISSEFEQYSTAHKERTNLLIKQGLRARLQTGNLLTGQLFIELDFFPHKKTYEIDWDAYTPEFPSVPGALGIIKHDIPNIIRKIDDMMTEVKELSYKLNHTVVPEISKTLQQTNKSLATIETTLQSNSPLQQDLHSTLREVNRAARSFKDLTDYLERHPESLLNGKEETIDE from the coding sequence ATGAGTGAACCCAAACAGGATGATTATTTTGCCAGTTTGCCAGAAAGCGACATTCAAAGCAGGTCAAAATTATCCATTATCTGGTTAGTGCCTTTAGTTGCTCTGTTAACAGGTGCTTGGATAGCTTATCAAGCTTGGTCAAAAATGGGGCCAACCATAACGATTGCTTTCAAAACGGCTGATGGCTTGGAGGCAGGGAAAACCAAAATAAAATATAAAAATGTTGAAATAGGTCAAGTAACCTCGATACACTTGAATCATGTTACCAAAAATGTAGAAGTAATAGCTGAAATGTCCAAAGACTTCAAACCCTTCCTAAGCGATCAAACGCGTTTTTGGGTGGTCAATGCACGTATTGATGTCAGTGGTGTGTCGGGCTTGGAAACCCTATTATCAGGAGCCTATATCGGTGTTGACCCCAGCTCATCGGGTAAAAAAATGCGTCAATTTACAGGTCTAGATATTCCTCCTGTTGTGACTCGTAGCACTCCAGGTAAACACTTCATTTTACATACCAAGGATTTAGGCTCTATTGCCAGAGATGCACCTATTTATTATCGTAAATTTAATGTAGGCCAAGTTGAAAATGTAAAGCTTAATGAAGATGGTAAGTCGGTTGCTATCCAAATTTTTGTACGCGAGCCATTTGATAAATGGGTCTATGCTAACTCCAAGTTCTGGAATGCTAGTGGCGTAGACTTTGAGATGAGCGCACAAGGTATTAGTATGAATACCGAATCTTTAGTTTCAATCTTAATGGGCGGCATAGCCTTCCATTCTAATGAAGCGAGCAGAAGTGCTAGCCCTGCAACCAATAATGCTGAGTTTAAGTTATATGATAACCAAGAAGCTACTTTAAACATCAACTATAAAGTAGGCCCACAATACATTATTAATTTTTCTGAATCAGTACGCGGTCTATCTATCGGCGCACCTGTTGAATTTAGCGGTATCCAATTAGGTGAAGTAACTGATATTCAACTACGCTTTGATGATGATAAGAAAAAATTTATCGTCCCTGTTACGATGACTGTTAACTATGATCGACTAGATCATAAATTAATATCAAGCGAATTTGAGCAATATTCAACAGCGCATAAAGAACGTACTAACTTATTGATTAAACAAGGTCTAAGAGCACGTTTGCAAACCGGCAACCTTCTCACTGGCCAATTATTTATAGAACTTGATTTTTTTCCGCATAAGAAAACATATGAGATAGATTGGGATGCATATACCCCCGAGTTCCCTAGTGTTCCTGGTGCTTTAGGTATCATCAAGCATGATATCCCCAATATCATACGTAAAATAGATGACATGATGACCGAAGTCAAAGAACTGAGCTATAAGCTCAACCATACTGTGGTACCAGAAATATCCAAAACCTTACAGCAGACGAATAAATCGTTAGCAACAATTGAAACTACCTTGCAAAGTAATTCACCTTTGCAACAAGACCTGCACTCAACCTTACGTGAAGTGAATAGAGCTGCGCGATCATTTAAAGATTTAACTGATTACTTGGAAAGACATCCAGAATCATTACTCAATGGCAAAGAGGAAACTATTGATGAATAA
- a CDS encoding RNA-directed DNA polymerase encodes MKQNKGAAGVDGLTTEDYPVWIHQHWENIYRGLQQGYYCPLPVKRVEIPKPNGGIRLLGIPSVHDRVIQQAITQVLQPLIDPDFSDHSHGFRPNRSAHDAVRSVQKGIKDGYGYAVDIDLSKFFDKVDHDLLMNRLGKWVTDKQLLALIGKYLRAEVSVKGKLEATHCGVPQGGPLSPLLANIMLDDLDRYLESKDYRFARYADDFVISVKSLQEGERVKAEVTAYLETLKLPINTEKSQVVSSKQLNFLGFAFKGKKIVWSPKSLANFKHRVRELTGRSWGVSWIYRYEKLRQTIQGWGNYFGLSEYYRPIPLLDQWIRRRIRMCYLKQWRRIRTRIRNLMRLGVSKSVAISLGMSSKGYYRLAKTKAVQIALNNKWLKSQGLVSIEEQWVKFHYS; translated from the coding sequence GTGAAGCAAAACAAAGGAGCGGCAGGTGTCGATGGCTTAACGACTGAAGACTACCCTGTGTGGATTCATCAGCACTGGGAGAACATTTATCGTGGATTGCAACAAGGCTATTATTGTCCGTTGCCTGTTAAGCGCGTGGAAATACCTAAACCGAATGGCGGTATACGCCTATTAGGTATTCCCAGCGTGCATGACAGAGTGATCCAACAAGCCATCACACAAGTTTTACAGCCACTGATTGACCCTGATTTTTCAGATCACAGTCATGGATTCCGTCCAAATCGTTCCGCGCATGATGCAGTAAGGTCAGTGCAGAAAGGAATTAAAGACGGCTATGGCTATGCCGTGGATATTGATTTATCCAAGTTTTTCGACAAAGTCGATCATGACTTATTGATGAACCGACTCGGTAAATGGGTGACTGATAAACAACTGCTGGCACTGATTGGAAAATATCTGCGTGCAGAAGTGAGCGTCAAAGGAAAGCTAGAGGCAACGCACTGTGGGGTTCCACAAGGCGGGCCGCTATCGCCCTTACTCGCCAACATTATGCTGGATGACCTTGATCGTTATTTAGAAAGCAAAGACTATCGTTTTGCGCGTTACGCGGATGATTTTGTTATCAGCGTCAAATCCTTACAAGAAGGAGAACGAGTTAAAGCCGAAGTCACCGCTTATCTAGAAACGCTCAAGCTTCCTATCAACACAGAGAAAAGCCAAGTGGTCAGTAGCAAACAGCTTAACTTTCTTGGCTTTGCTTTTAAAGGCAAGAAGATAGTCTGGAGTCCGAAAAGTTTAGCCAACTTCAAACATCGCGTTCGTGAATTAACGGGGCGTTCGTGGGGAGTGAGCTGGATTTATCGGTATGAAAAACTCAGGCAGACTATTCAAGGCTGGGGAAACTACTTTGGGTTGAGCGAATATTACCGACCGATTCCGTTACTGGATCAATGGATACGGCGACGTATCAGGATGTGCTATTTAAAACAATGGCGTAGGATACGCACTCGTATCCGCAACCTAATGCGATTAGGCGTGTCCAAATCAGTGGCAATTAGTTTAGGTATGAGCTCAAAGGGATATTACCGCCTAGCGAAAACCAAGGCGGTACAGATTGCTTTAAATAACAAATGGCTCAAATCGCAAGGTTTAGTCTCGATTGAAGAGCAATGGGTTAAGTTCCATTATTCATAA
- a CDS encoding cytochrome c peroxidase, whose protein sequence is MKKIWFFVLFLACLIALPLSNLLGLNGKNKSIPINSTASIQFSQVSKILQNKCVDCHSPNMTRMPIYANLPIAKQLIEKDIKEARQRFILNKNNYSGEESFSPLMLARLENVINNKKMPPALYLSMHWSDSLNSEERTQILNWIKSERAIYPWSKDTVQKNKAEPVQPLPLTTDLDDNKVALGDKLFHDTLLSGDNTLSCASCHSLTKGGTDQLSVATGIRGQQGPINSPTVFNAMYNLAQFWDGRAKDLQDQAAGPVANPGEMGAIWKKVIERLKQVPEYQNSFSQLYPVSGITKATVTDAIAIFEKSLLTPNSKFDRYLRGNDEALSLKEKKGYLLFKQDCASCHFGPALGGLSYEKMGIERNYFAMRGSEMTEVDDGRFNVTKREIDRHVFKVPVLRNIEVTYPYFHDGSINNLSEAILIMGAVQVGKKYNDEQVNQLVSFLKTLTGEYQGKLLSSK, encoded by the coding sequence ATGAAAAAAATTTGGTTTTTCGTGTTGTTTTTAGCTTGTTTAATCGCTCTTCCTCTTTCTAATTTATTAGGGCTTAATGGTAAAAATAAAAGTATTCCTATTAACTCAACTGCTTCAATACAGTTTTCTCAGGTATCTAAAATACTACAAAATAAGTGTGTCGACTGTCATTCACCTAATATGACAAGAATGCCTATTTATGCAAATTTACCTATTGCTAAGCAACTTATTGAAAAAGATATTAAAGAAGCTCGCCAAAGGTTTATTTTAAATAAAAATAATTATAGTGGTGAAGAATCATTTAGTCCCTTAATGTTAGCGCGATTAGAAAATGTTATTAATAATAAGAAAATGCCGCCAGCGCTATACCTTTCTATGCATTGGAGCGATAGTTTAAATTCAGAAGAAAGAACGCAAATACTTAATTGGATTAAAAGTGAAAGAGCTATTTACCCTTGGAGTAAAGATACGGTACAAAAGAATAAAGCAGAGCCCGTACAGCCATTGCCTTTAACCACTGATTTGGATGACAATAAAGTTGCTTTAGGCGATAAATTATTTCATGACACTTTGTTGTCTGGGGATAATACGCTTTCTTGTGCCTCCTGCCATAGCTTAACAAAAGGTGGGACAGATCAGTTGTCTGTCGCAACAGGCATTAGAGGACAGCAAGGACCAATTAATTCTCCAACTGTTTTCAACGCTATGTATAATTTAGCGCAATTTTGGGATGGTCGCGCAAAAGATTTACAAGACCAAGCTGCCGGCCCCGTGGCAAACCCAGGAGAAATGGGCGCTATATGGAAAAAGGTGATTGAAAGACTTAAACAAGTACCTGAATATCAAAATTCGTTTAGTCAGTTATACCCTGTATCTGGAATAACCAAAGCAACAGTGACAGATGCGATTGCTATTTTTGAGAAATCTTTACTTACCCCTAATTCAAAGTTTGATCGATATTTACGCGGAAATGATGAAGCTTTAAGTTTAAAAGAAAAGAAAGGATATTTACTATTCAAACAAGATTGTGCTTCATGTCATTTTGGACCTGCACTAGGTGGTTTATCCTATGAAAAAATGGGCATAGAAAGGAATTACTTTGCTATGCGAGGTAGTGAAATGACTGAGGTAGATGATGGACGATTTAATGTTACCAAAAGAGAGATAGATCGTCATGTTTTTAAAGTTCCTGTTCTGCGTAATATAGAAGTAACTTATCCCTATTTTCATGACGGCTCAATTAATAATCTATCTGAGGCTATACTTATTATGGGAGCAGTTCAAGTTGGTAAGAAATATAATGACGAGCAAGTTAATCAGCTAGTTAGTTTCTTAAAAACATTAACAGGTGAATATCAAGGAAAACTACTTTCTAGTAAATAA
- a CDS encoding RNA-directed DNA polymerase translates to MWIHQHWADIQRGLQQGYYCPLPVKRVEIPKPNGGIRLLGIPSVHDRVIQQAITQVLQPLIDPDFSDHSHGFRPNRSAHDAVKSVQKGIKDGYGYAVDIDLSKFFDKVDHDLLMNRLGKWVTDKQLLALIGKYLRAEVSVKGKLEATHCGVPQGGPLSPLLANIMLDDLDRYLESKDYRFARYADDFVISVKSLQEGERIKAEVTAYLETLKLPINTEKSQVVSRKQLCFLGFAFKGKKIVWSPKSLANFKHRIRELTGRSWGVSWIYRYEKQWRRIRTRIRKLMRLGVSKSVAISLGMSSKGYYRLAKTKAVQLALNNKWLKLQGLVSIEEQWVKFHYS, encoded by the coding sequence GTGTGGATACATCAGCACTGGGCGGATATTCAACGAGGATTGCAACAAGGCTATTATTGCCCGTTGCCTGTTAAGCGCGTGGAAATACCTAAGCCCAATGGCGGTATACGCCTATTAGGCATTCCTAGCGTACATGACAGAGTGATCCAGCAAGCCATCACACAAGTTTTACAGCCACTTATAGATCCTGATTTTTCAGATCATAGTCATGGGTTCCGTCCAAACCGCTCTGCACACGATGCTGTTAAATCGGTGCAGAAAGGAATCAAAGACGGCTATGGCTATGCCGTGGATATTGATTTATCCAAGTTTTTCGACAAAGTTGATCATGACTTATTGATGAACCGACTCGGTAAATGGGTGACTGATAAACAACTGCTGGCACTGATTGGAAAATATCTGCGTGCAGAAGTGAGCGTCAAAGGAAAGCTAGAGGCAACGCACTGTGGAGTTCCACAAGGCGGGCCGCTATCGCCCTTACTCGCCAACATTATGCTGGATGACCTTGATCGTTATTTAGAAAGCAAAGACTATCGTTTTGCGCGTTACGCGGATGATTTTGTTATCAGCGTCAAATCCTTACAAGAAGGAGAACGTATTAAAGCCGAAGTCACCGCTTATCTGGAAACGCTAAAGCTTCCTATCAACACAGAGAAAAGCCAAGTAGTTAGTCGTAAGCAGTTGTGTTTCTTAGGCTTTGCCTTTAAAGGCAAGAAGATAGTCTGGAGTCCGAAAAGTTTAGCTAACTTCAAGCACCGCATCCGTGAATTAACGGGGCGTTCGTGGGGAGTAAGCTGGATTTATCGGTATGAAAAACAATGGCGCAGGATACGCACACGTATTCGCAAGCTGATGCGATTAGGCGTATCCAAGTCAGTGGCGATCAGTTTGGGTATGAGCTCGAAGGGATATTACCGCCTAGCAAAAACCAAGGCGGTACAACTTGCTTTAAATAACAAATGGCTAAAATTGCAAGGTTTGGTCTCGATTGAAGAGCAATGGGTGAAGTTCCATTACTCATAA
- a CDS encoding paraquat-inducible protein A, translating into MQTIDLIISCHDCDLIQKIQHLPEDGTVRCYRCAAVLRKRQRIQPAKSIEHTLALVVTALVLFVMANAFPIIQLRAEGHELAATLIACVDYLFAHDMLLLAGLVFLTCIGAPLIQLTGLLYILLPLNFNRIPWLAPQIYRIVRTIGFWSMLEVLMLGILVSIVKLSALATVIPGIALWTFGLLIFVIAAILNDLDTEMLWQLISPKTQSTKSSILNRKQALTNCHNCNLLCTLPTKHSAQCPRCSSALHLRKPQSQSRSTALLLAAIIMFVPANLLPVMVITSLGKTEGDTIMSGVIHLAMYGDWPLALILFIASICVPLLKLLILSMLLITVQIKSQWRPKERTRLYRLTEIIGHWSMVDIFVATLMAALIQIQGLMTIEVGVGAVAFGSVVVLTMLAAKAFDPRLIWDNMEKINE; encoded by the coding sequence ATGCAAACAATAGACTTGATCATTAGTTGCCATGATTGCGATTTAATACAAAAAATTCAGCACTTACCTGAAGATGGTACGGTGCGCTGTTACCGCTGTGCGGCGGTGTTACGTAAGCGCCAACGGATTCAGCCCGCTAAAAGCATTGAACATACTTTAGCTTTGGTAGTTACCGCATTAGTTCTCTTTGTAATGGCTAATGCCTTCCCTATTATCCAGTTACGTGCTGAAGGGCATGAATTGGCAGCTACCTTAATTGCCTGTGTTGATTATCTATTTGCACACGACATGTTATTGCTAGCAGGTTTAGTTTTTTTAACCTGCATAGGAGCGCCACTTATACAGTTAACCGGGCTTTTGTATATTCTGTTGCCACTAAACTTTAACCGTATTCCATGGCTTGCCCCACAAATATATCGCATAGTGCGTACTATAGGCTTCTGGAGCATGTTGGAAGTTTTAATGCTCGGCATTCTAGTTTCAATCGTAAAATTATCTGCCTTGGCAACCGTTATTCCAGGCATAGCTTTATGGACTTTTGGCTTATTAATTTTTGTTATTGCCGCTATTCTGAATGACCTTGATACCGAAATGCTCTGGCAGCTTATTAGTCCTAAAACGCAAAGTACAAAGTCGTCGATACTTAATAGAAAACAAGCATTAACCAACTGTCATAACTGTAATTTATTATGTACCCTGCCAACTAAGCACAGTGCACAATGTCCGCGCTGTAGTAGTGCCTTACATTTAAGAAAACCACAAAGCCAATCGCGCAGTACTGCGTTGTTATTAGCTGCTATTATTATGTTTGTTCCTGCTAATCTATTACCAGTTATGGTGATCACCAGCTTGGGGAAAACAGAAGGCGATACCATTATGAGCGGTGTTATTCATCTGGCAATGTATGGCGATTGGCCTCTAGCATTAATTCTATTTATCGCCAGTATCTGTGTCCCTTTGCTGAAATTACTAATTTTATCGATGCTGTTAATTACCGTACAAATCAAATCACAGTGGCGGCCTAAAGAAAGAACTCGGCTATACCGGCTCACTGAAATAATTGGCCATTGGTCGATGGTGGATATTTTTGTGGCTACCTTAATGGCGGCGCTCATACAAATTCAAGGCCTAATGACGATTGAGGTGGGTGTGGGAGCTGTCGCTTTTGGTAGCGTTGTCGTGTTAACCATGCTGGCTGCCAAAGCATTTGACCCGCGTTTAATCTGGGATAATATGGAGAAAATTAATGAGTGA
- a CDS encoding type I restriction enzyme, S subunit — protein sequence MSKLTTYKFSNLYDMSSGISSKPEQAGHGFPFVSFSTVFNNQFLPETLPNLMDTSEKERKIYSVKEGDIFLTRTSETLDELAMSSVAVREIKNATYSGFSKRLRPTQSDISYHKFMAFYLRSKLFRKTMKNNAIMTLRASLNEQIFSYLDLLLPEYKEQKKIGDYLYLLNQKIELNNKINTELEAMAKLIYDYWFVQFDFPDANGKPYKSSGGKMLYNEALKRDIPDGWEAKKIKEIASTGSGGTPLKSKNEYYYKGDIPWINSGEVNVPFIIKAKKFITKKGMDESSAKLFQSGAILMAMYGATAGKVSFINFPATTNQAICSIIPQNPHLNFYLKFGLEDLYRYLVNLSSGSARDNLSQDKIKELKFSIPSEELLEEYNLKIEPMMSLILLNLKEISELAELRDWLLPMLMNGQVTVKGA from the coding sequence ATGAGTAAGCTAACAACATATAAGTTTAGCAACCTTTACGATATGAGTTCAGGCATATCTTCTAAGCCAGAGCAGGCAGGGCATGGTTTCCCATTTGTTTCATTTAGTACCGTCTTCAATAATCAATTTTTGCCCGAAACTCTCCCTAATTTAATGGATACATCGGAAAAGGAAAGAAAAATATACTCTGTAAAAGAGGGTGATATTTTTTTGACAAGAACAAGTGAAACGCTAGATGAGCTGGCAATGAGTAGCGTTGCAGTCAGAGAAATAAAAAATGCTACATACAGTGGTTTTTCAAAAAGGCTTAGACCAACACAAAGTGATATTAGTTATCATAAATTTATGGCGTTTTATTTGAGGAGTAAGTTGTTTAGAAAGACAATGAAAAATAACGCCATAATGACGTTGAGGGCAAGTTTAAATGAACAGATCTTCTCCTATTTAGACTTGTTGCTTCCAGAGTATAAAGAACAAAAGAAAATAGGTGATTATTTATATCTACTAAACCAAAAAATAGAACTCAACAACAAAATCAATACTGAGCTAGAAGCGATGGCGAAGCTGATTTACGACTATTGGTTTGTGCAGTTTGACTTCCCCGATGCCAACGGCAAGCCCTACAAATCATCGGGCGGAAAAATGCTTTACAACGAAGCTCTAAAACGTGATATTCCTGATGGGTGGGAAGCTAAGAAAATTAAAGAAATTGCCTCAACAGGCTCTGGTGGCACACCTTTAAAATCAAAAAATGAATACTACTATAAAGGTGATATTCCTTGGATTAACAGTGGTGAAGTAAATGTCCCCTTTATTATTAAAGCAAAAAAGTTCATAACAAAAAAGGGCATGGATGAGTCAAGTGCAAAGCTATTTCAAAGTGGAGCTATTCTTATGGCGATGTATGGTGCAACTGCTGGAAAAGTAAGCTTTATAAATTTTCCAGCAACTACAAATCAAGCTATTTGTTCAATAATTCCACAAAACCCTCACCTCAATTTTTACCTAAAATTTGGCTTAGAGGATCTTTATCGCTATTTGGTCAATTTAAGCTCTGGGTCAGCAAGAGATAACCTATCACAAGATAAAATTAAAGAACTAAAGTTCTCTATTCCTTCTGAGGAATTGCTAGAGGAATATAATTTAAAAATCGAACCAATGATGAGTTTGATTCTTCTTAATTTGAAAGAAATTAGTGAATTAGCTGAACTAAGAGACTGGCTCTTACCCATGTTAATGAACGGACAAGTGACGGTAAAGGGGGCTTAG